A genomic segment from Comamonas terrigena NBRC 13299 encodes:
- the truA gene encoding tRNA pseudouridine(38-40) synthase TruA yields MRIALGVSYNGQAYNGWQSQPSGNTVQDHLEAALGRFTAQEVSTICAGRTDAGVHGLMQVVHFDTALQRAPNSWVRGTNTFLPKDIAVQWAAEVPEGLDGFHSRACATARRYAYVLLQSPVRPSVDHGRVGWIFQPLDAERMRAAAALLLGEHDFSSFRAAGCQAKTPVKTLHRIDIRYRPAGQAPMRDGQMDCGYWHFEFEGNAFLHHMIRNIMGCLLYVGQGTKPVEWVQQVLDARSREVAAPTFSPDGLYFLGPIYDARWGLPTDTPPFAWLP; encoded by the coding sequence ATGCGCATAGCCCTCGGGGTCTCCTACAACGGCCAGGCCTACAACGGCTGGCAAAGTCAACCGTCCGGCAACACCGTGCAGGACCACCTCGAAGCGGCCCTGGGCCGCTTCACTGCTCAGGAGGTATCCACCATCTGCGCGGGCCGCACCGATGCCGGTGTGCACGGCCTGATGCAGGTGGTGCATTTCGACACCGCGCTGCAGCGTGCGCCCAACTCCTGGGTGCGTGGCACCAACACCTTTCTGCCCAAGGACATCGCCGTGCAGTGGGCCGCCGAGGTCCCGGAGGGCCTGGATGGCTTCCATTCCCGCGCCTGCGCCACGGCCCGCCGCTATGCCTATGTGCTGCTGCAGTCGCCCGTGCGCCCCAGCGTGGACCATGGCCGGGTGGGCTGGATCTTTCAGCCGCTGGACGCCGAACGCATGCGGGCAGCGGCCGCGCTGCTGCTGGGCGAGCACGATTTTTCATCCTTTCGTGCGGCCGGTTGCCAGGCCAAGACCCCCGTCAAGACCCTGCACCGCATCGACATCCGCTACCGCCCGGCCGGACAGGCCCCCATGCGCGACGGGCAGATGGACTGCGGTTACTGGCACTTCGAATTCGAAGGCAATGCCTTCTTGCACCACATGATCCGCAACATCATGGGCTGCCTGCTGTATGTGGGCCAGGGCACCAAGCCGGTGGAATGGGTGCAGCAGGTGCTGGATGCCCGCTCGCGCGAGGTGGCAGCGCCCACGTTTTCGCCCGACGGACTGTATTTTCTCGGTCCCATCTACGATGCACGCTGGGGCCTGCCGACCGACACGCCCCCGTTTGCCTGGCTGCCCTGA
- a CDS encoding phosphoribosylanthranilate isomerase yields the protein MSVSTPRTRIKICGLTREADVDAAVQAGADAIGFVLYAPSPRAVTVARAAELARRLPPFVTPVLLFVNEIAPNVIAACTQIPGATVQFHGDESPADCLAATDAGRRPFLRAARIPLTGDTLGLDLVEYAQRYSQAQAVLLDAHVEGYGGGGQTFNWSLLPPNVASHLVLSGGLTPANVTDGILQVRPRGLSLAVDVSSGVEATGPDGKPLKGIKDAGKIQRFVAAVRAADAQLASFTDV from the coding sequence ATGTCTGTATCTACCCCCCGCACCCGCATCAAGATCTGCGGCCTGACCCGTGAAGCCGATGTGGACGCCGCCGTGCAAGCCGGTGCGGACGCCATCGGCTTTGTGCTCTACGCCCCCAGCCCCCGGGCGGTAACGGTGGCGCGCGCGGCCGAGCTGGCCCGGCGCCTGCCGCCTTTTGTCACACCGGTGCTGCTGTTCGTGAACGAGATCGCTCCCAATGTAATAGCTGCATGCACCCAGATACCGGGCGCCACCGTGCAGTTTCATGGGGATGAATCGCCGGCGGACTGCCTGGCCGCCACCGACGCCGGGCGCCGGCCCTTTCTGCGTGCAGCGCGCATTCCCCTCACCGGGGACACTCTGGGGCTCGACCTCGTAGAATATGCCCAACGATATTCCCAGGCCCAGGCCGTTTTGCTGGACGCCCACGTGGAGGGCTACGGCGGCGGCGGGCAAACATTCAATTGGTCACTGCTTCCACCAAACGTCGCCTCTCACCTCGTTTTGTCTGGTGGACTCACGCCTGCAAACGTGACCGATGGCATCTTGCAAGTACGCCCGCGGGGTCTCTCGCTGGCGGTTGATGTCAGTTCCGGCGTCGAGGCCACAGGGCCTGATGGAAAGCCCCTGAAGGGCATCAAGGACGCCGGAAAAATCCAACGCTTCGTTGCGGCCGTGCGCGCCGCCGACGCCCAACTTGCCTCTTTCACCGATGTTTGA
- the trpB gene encoding tryptophan synthase subunit beta produces MFEYSYPDARGHFGPYGGSFASETLTHALEELSQAYARYQNDPDFLAEFRYELAHFVGRPSPVYHAARMSQEMGGAQIYLKREDLNHTGAHKINNVIGQAMLAKRMGKPRIIAETGAGQHGVATATICARYGLECVVYMGAEDVKRQSPNVYRMKLLGATVVPVESGSKTLKDALNEAMRDWVANVDNTFYIIGTVAGPAPYPAMVRDFQSVIGTECLTQMPELLKQQHIAAEQPDAVVACVGGGSNAMGIFYPYIPFEHTKLIGVEAAGEGLESGKHSASLQKGSSGVLHGNRTFILQNENGQITETHSISAGLDYPGVGPEHAWLQELGRAQYVGITDQEALEAFHYLCRTEGIIPALESSHAVAYAMKLAKTMRADQSILVSLSGRGDKDIGTVADLTGGDYYDRPSMRGHTVKGGPAA; encoded by the coding sequence ATGTTTGAATACTCCTACCCCGATGCACGCGGCCACTTCGGCCCCTACGGCGGCAGCTTTGCCAGCGAAACGCTGACCCATGCCCTCGAAGAGCTGAGCCAGGCCTACGCCAGGTACCAGAACGACCCGGACTTCCTGGCCGAGTTCCGCTACGAGCTGGCCCACTTCGTCGGCCGTCCCTCGCCGGTCTACCATGCAGCCCGCATGTCGCAGGAAATGGGCGGCGCCCAGATCTATCTGAAGCGCGAAGACCTGAACCACACCGGCGCCCACAAGATCAACAATGTGATCGGCCAGGCCATGCTCGCCAAGCGCATGGGCAAGCCGCGCATCATTGCCGAAACCGGTGCCGGTCAGCACGGTGTGGCCACGGCCACCATCTGTGCCCGCTATGGCCTGGAATGCGTGGTCTACATGGGTGCCGAGGACGTGAAGCGCCAAAGCCCCAATGTCTACCGCATGAAGCTGCTGGGCGCCACCGTGGTGCCCGTGGAGTCTGGCTCCAAGACCCTGAAGGACGCGCTGAACGAAGCCATGCGCGACTGGGTGGCCAATGTGGACAACACCTTCTACATCATCGGCACGGTGGCCGGCCCCGCCCCCTACCCGGCCATGGTGCGCGACTTCCAGAGCGTGATCGGCACCGAATGCCTCACGCAGATGCCCGAGCTGCTGAAGCAGCAGCACATTGCGGCCGAGCAACCGGATGCCGTGGTCGCCTGCGTGGGCGGCGGCTCCAATGCCATGGGCATCTTCTACCCCTACATTCCCTTCGAGCACACCAAGCTGATCGGGGTCGAAGCGGCCGGTGAGGGCCTGGAGAGCGGCAAGCACTCCGCCTCGCTGCAAAAAGGCAGCTCCGGCGTGCTGCACGGCAACCGCACCTTCATCCTGCAGAACGAAAACGGCCAGATCACCGAGACGCACAGCATCAGCGCCGGCCTGGACTACCCCGGCGTCGGCCCCGAGCACGCCTGGCTGCAGGAGCTGGGCCGTGCCCAGTACGTGGGCATCACCGACCAGGAAGCGCTGGAAGCTTTCCACTACCTGTGCCGCACCGAAGGCATCATCCCCGCGCTGGAGTCCAGCCACGCCGTGGCCTATGCCATGAAGCTGGCCAAGACCATGCGCGCCGACCAGTCCATTCTGGTCAGCCTGTCCGGCCGGGGTGACAAGGACATCGGCACCGTGGCCGACCTGACCGGCGGCGACTACTACGACCGCCCCAGCATGCGCGGCCACACTGTCAAGGGAGGGCCTGCAGCATGA
- the trpA gene encoding tryptophan synthase subunit alpha, producing the protein MSRTATTFEKLKSEGRQALIPFITAGYPFAAITPSLMHGMVDAGADIIELGVPFSDPMADGPVIQKAGDRAIANGVGLAQVLAYVAEFRQKDSTTPVVLMGYANPVERYDQIHGQDAFINDAAAAGVDGVLVVDYPPEESEEFAAKLQARGMDQIFLLAPTSTVERMQQVARIASGYVYYVSLKGVTGSGALDTDSVQQMLSVIRQHVHIPVGVGFGIRDAQTAQTISQFSDAVIIGSKIIQLLEDQPHEKIIPLTIDFLRGVRKAMDA; encoded by the coding sequence ATGAGCCGCACCGCCACCACATTCGAAAAACTGAAATCCGAAGGCCGCCAGGCGCTGATCCCCTTCATCACTGCCGGCTATCCCTTTGCGGCCATCACCCCGTCGCTGATGCACGGCATGGTGGACGCCGGTGCCGACATCATCGAGCTGGGCGTGCCGTTTTCGGACCCCATGGCCGATGGCCCGGTGATCCAGAAAGCCGGTGACCGCGCCATTGCCAATGGTGTGGGCCTGGCCCAGGTGCTGGCCTATGTAGCCGAATTCCGTCAGAAAGACAGCACCACCCCGGTGGTGCTGATGGGCTATGCCAACCCGGTGGAGCGCTACGACCAGATCCACGGCCAGGACGCCTTCATCAACGATGCGGCAGCCGCCGGCGTGGACGGCGTGCTGGTGGTGGACTATCCGCCCGAGGAATCCGAGGAATTTGCCGCCAAGCTGCAGGCGCGCGGCATGGACCAGATCTTCCTGCTGGCCCCCACCAGCACCGTGGAACGCATGCAGCAGGTGGCACGTATTGCCAGCGGCTATGTGTATTACGTGTCGCTCAAGGGCGTGACCGGCTCCGGCGCGCTGGACACCGACAGCGTGCAGCAGATGCTGTCCGTCATCCGCCAGCACGTGCACATCCCGGTCGGCGTCGGCTTTGGCATCCGCGATGCCCAGACCGCCCAGACCATTTCCCAGTTTTCGGACGCGGTCATCATCGGCAGCAAGATCATTCAGCTGCTCGAAGACCAGCCACACGAAAAAATCATTCCCCTGACCATTGATTTCCTGCGCGGCGTGCGCAAGGCGATGGACGCATAA
- the accD gene encoding acetyl-CoA carboxylase, carboxyltransferase subunit beta, with protein sequence MSWLEKLLPAKIQQTTPSERQTQIPEGLWIKCPSCESVLYKADLEKNQNVCPTCGHHHRIGARARLNHFLDAEGRYEIGQEVIPVDALKFQDSRKYPQRLKEALENTGETDALIVMGGAVKGIELVVACFEFDFMGGSMGSVVGERFVRGVETAIEQKVPFVCFTATGGARMQEGLLSLMQMAKTNAALTRLAKKGLPYISVLTDPTMGGVSAGFAFVGDIVMAEPKALIGFAGPRVIETTVRVKLPEGFQRAEFLKEKGAVDMIVDRRELRQTVATSLAMLQRLPADAVVQGAE encoded by the coding sequence ATGTCCTGGCTCGAAAAACTCCTGCCTGCCAAAATCCAGCAAACGACCCCCTCGGAACGCCAAACGCAGATTCCCGAAGGCCTGTGGATCAAGTGCCCCAGCTGCGAATCCGTGTTGTACAAGGCCGATCTGGAAAAGAACCAGAACGTCTGCCCGACCTGCGGTCACCACCACCGCATCGGTGCCCGTGCACGCCTGAACCATTTTCTGGACGCCGAAGGCCGCTATGAGATCGGTCAGGAAGTCATTCCCGTTGACGCGCTGAAGTTCCAGGACAGCCGCAAATACCCCCAGCGCCTGAAAGAAGCCCTGGAAAACACGGGTGAGACCGATGCCCTGATCGTCATGGGCGGTGCGGTGAAGGGCATCGAACTGGTCGTGGCCTGCTTCGAGTTCGACTTCATGGGCGGCTCCATGGGCTCCGTGGTGGGCGAGCGCTTTGTGCGCGGTGTCGAGACGGCCATCGAGCAGAAAGTGCCTTTTGTGTGCTTCACCGCCACCGGTGGCGCACGCATGCAGGAAGGCCTGCTGTCCCTGATGCAGATGGCCAAGACCAATGCCGCACTGACCCGCCTGGCCAAGAAGGGCCTACCCTACATCAGCGTGCTGACCGACCCGACCATGGGCGGCGTGTCGGCCGGCTTCGCCTTCGTGGGCGACATCGTGATGGCCGAGCCCAAGGCCCTGATCGGCTTTGCCGGCCCCCGCGTGATCGAAACCACGGTGCGCGTGAAGCTGCCCGAAGGCTTCCAGCGTGCCGAGTTCCTGAAGGAAAAGGGTGCCGTGGACATGATCGTCGACCGCCGCGAACTGCGCCAGACCGTGGCCACCTCGCTGGCCATGCTGCAACGCCTGCCGGCCGATGCCGTGGTGCAAGGCGCCGAGTAA
- a CDS encoding YggT family protein, with protein MIEQILSFLLEVAAGLISGACLLRLYMQVQRVPFSNPVGQLVFALSDWLVMPLRKVIKPTGKYDMSSLIGAILIQLVHYLLLWGLAGAAGSLVMVPLLALFGLARMVLTGLIGLLIVYAILSWVSPHSPIYGVIARLCQPVLRPLQRIIPLVGGVDLSPLAALIVLQVLLMVLAHLQFSVLGSVAAGMAMM; from the coding sequence ATGATCGAGCAAATCCTGTCTTTTCTTCTTGAAGTGGCCGCCGGCCTGATTTCGGGCGCCTGCCTGCTGCGCCTGTACATGCAGGTCCAGCGCGTGCCGTTTTCCAACCCCGTGGGGCAGCTGGTGTTTGCCTTGTCCGACTGGCTGGTGATGCCGCTGCGCAAGGTCATCAAGCCCACGGGCAAGTACGACATGTCCAGCCTGATCGGCGCCATCCTGATCCAGCTGGTGCACTATCTGCTGCTGTGGGGCCTGGCGGGCGCAGCGGGCTCGCTGGTGATGGTGCCGCTGCTGGCGCTGTTCGGCCTGGCGCGCATGGTGCTGACCGGGCTGATCGGCCTGCTGATCGTCTACGCCATCCTGTCCTGGGTGTCGCCGCATTCGCCCATCTATGGCGTGATCGCTCGCCTGTGCCAGCCCGTGCTGCGCCCGTTGCAGCGCATCATCCCGCTGGTGGGCGGGGTGGACCTGTCACCGCTGGCGGCGCTGATCGTGTTGCAGGTGCTGCTGATGGTGCTGGCCCACCTGCAGTTCAGCGTACTGGGCAGCGTGGCGGCAGGCATGGCCATGATGTAA
- a CDS encoding LON peptidase substrate-binding domain-containing protein: MPNPLTLTSLPLFPLNTVLFPGGQLPLRVFEVRYLDMVRKCHQAGTPFGVVALTGGEEVRRPMQPTESFHPVGTLAQIQQLDSVQPGLLHILCQGHARMRLDRAHQLPHGLWVADVSLIAMDLRCGVPEDLRSISQALSQVLHKLHQRQLAQEDRVQGPSVDLPTDLQLDDCGWVANRWCELLPIPLALKQQLLELESPLVRLELVGDVLERTGIAF, from the coding sequence ATGCCAAACCCGCTGACCTTGACCTCGCTGCCGTTGTTTCCGCTGAACACCGTGCTGTTTCCTGGCGGTCAGCTGCCTTTGCGGGTGTTCGAGGTGCGGTACCTGGATATGGTGCGCAAGTGCCACCAGGCGGGCACTCCATTTGGCGTGGTGGCCCTGACCGGTGGCGAAGAGGTGCGCCGCCCGATGCAACCCACCGAATCCTTCCACCCGGTGGGCACCTTGGCCCAGATCCAGCAGCTCGACAGCGTACAGCCCGGTCTGCTGCACATCCTGTGCCAGGGCCATGCCCGCATGCGCCTGGACCGTGCCCACCAGCTGCCCCATGGCCTGTGGGTGGCCGACGTCTCCCTGATTGCCATGGACCTGCGCTGTGGCGTTCCCGAAGACCTGCGCAGCATCAGCCAGGCCCTGTCCCAGGTGCTGCACAAGCTGCACCAGCGCCAGCTGGCCCAGGAAGACCGGGTGCAGGGCCCGTCCGTGGACCTGCCCACCGACCTGCAGCTGGACGACTGCGGCTGGGTCGCCAACCGCTGGTGCGAGCTGCTGCCCATTCCGCTCGCGCTCAAGCAGCAACTGCTGGAGCTGGAAAGCCCGCTGGTGCGGCTGGAACTGGTCGGCGATGTGCTGGAGCGCACTGGCATTGCCTTCTGA
- the lysS gene encoding lysine--tRNA ligase: MSDTTHTAAAEVAAPQDENKLIAERREKLKALREQVKAQGGVAFPNDFKPADRAADLIAAHAGQEAEALDAAAATVSVGGRMMLKRVMGKASFATIQDATGRIQIYVTRDAVGEEVYADFKKWDLGDIIGAEGVLMKTKTGELSIKATRIRLLTKSLRPMPDKFHGMADQEQKYRQRYVDLMMDEDARKRFVARSKAVSGMRDFMVQNGFLEVETPMLHPIPGGANAKPFITHHNALDQEMYLRIAPELYLKRLVVGGFERVFEINRNFRNEGISVRHNPEFTMMEFYAAYWNYRDIMDYTEALVRDTATKAVGTLQLTYGGKPVDLAAPFERLTIPEAIVKYTDAGENVGNREWLTNALKKLGMKEDKDKLSTRSLASLQVLYFEEVVEEKLWNPTFIMEHPTEISPLARANDDRPEVTERFELYITGREFGNGFSELNDAEDQAARFNAQVDAKDGGDDEAMYFDHDFVRALEYGMPPTGGCGIGIDRFMMLLTDSASIRDIILFPALRREQNAG, encoded by the coding sequence ATGTCTGACACCACCCACACCGCTGCGGCAGAAGTTGCCGCTCCCCAGGACGAAAACAAGCTCATCGCCGAACGCCGCGAAAAACTCAAGGCCCTGCGCGAGCAGGTCAAGGCCCAGGGTGGTGTGGCATTCCCCAATGACTTCAAGCCTGCCGACCGCGCTGCCGACCTGATTGCGGCGCACGCCGGCCAGGAAGCCGAAGCCCTGGACGCCGCTGCCGCCACCGTCAGCGTGGGCGGCCGCATGATGCTCAAGCGCGTGATGGGCAAGGCCAGCTTTGCCACCATCCAGGACGCCACCGGCCGCATCCAGATCTATGTGACCCGCGACGCCGTGGGCGAAGAGGTCTATGCCGACTTCAAGAAGTGGGACCTGGGCGACATCATCGGTGCCGAAGGCGTGCTGATGAAGACCAAGACCGGCGAACTGTCGATCAAGGCCACCCGCATCCGCCTGCTGACCAAGAGCCTGCGCCCCATGCCCGACAAGTTCCACGGCATGGCCGACCAGGAACAGAAGTACCGCCAGCGCTACGTCGACCTGATGATGGACGAAGACGCCCGCAAGCGTTTTGTGGCCCGCAGCAAGGCCGTCTCCGGCATGCGCGACTTCATGGTGCAAAACGGCTTCCTGGAAGTCGAAACCCCCATGCTGCACCCCATCCCTGGTGGTGCCAATGCCAAGCCGTTCATCACCCACCACAACGCGCTCGACCAGGAGATGTACCTGCGCATTGCGCCGGAGCTCTACCTCAAGCGCCTGGTGGTCGGTGGTTTCGAGCGCGTGTTCGAGATCAACCGCAACTTCCGCAACGAAGGCATCTCGGTGCGCCACAACCCCGAGTTCACCATGATGGAGTTCTACGCGGCCTACTGGAACTACCGCGACATCATGGACTACACCGAAGCCCTGGTGCGCGACACCGCCACCAAGGCCGTGGGCACGCTGCAGCTGACCTACGGCGGCAAGCCGGTGGACCTGGCCGCGCCGTTCGAGCGCCTGACCATCCCGGAAGCCATCGTCAAGTACACCGATGCCGGCGAGAACGTGGGCAACCGCGAGTGGCTGACCAATGCCCTGAAGAAGCTGGGCATGAAGGAAGACAAGGACAAGCTGTCCACCCGCTCCCTGGCCAGCCTGCAGGTGCTGTACTTCGAAGAAGTGGTCGAAGAGAAACTGTGGAACCCCACCTTCATCATGGAGCACCCCACCGAGATTTCGCCGCTGGCCCGTGCCAACGACGACCGCCCCGAGGTGACCGAGCGCTTCGAGCTCTACATCACCGGCCGTGAATTCGGCAACGGCTTCTCCGAGCTGAACGACGCCGAAGACCAGGCCGCCCGCTTCAACGCCCAGGTGGATGCCAAGGACGGCGGTGACGACGAAGCCATGTACTTCGACCACGACTTTGTGCGCGCCCTGGAATACGGCATGCCCCCCACCGGCGGCTGCGGCATCGGGATTGACCGTTTCATGATGCTGCTCACAGACAGCGCCAGCATTCGTGACATCATTCTGTTCCCTGCCCTGCGCCGCGAACAGAACGCCGGATAA
- a CDS encoding diguanylate cyclase domain-containing protein, with product MHASPALNAAAPHPDASPPLSNSFTVLVVDDQASVRHSLITELRHAGVTEVMEAVDAPSAVQMFKMRRPDLVLLDIRLPTHDGYWVAQQLREAEVGDWTPIIFLSGLDNDLDIWRGIESGGDDYLIKPVKPIVLIAKLRAMRRLLDMRRRLVSLSAELHLANQRLNEMVEVDSLTGLVNRRGFDRILHSEIDAARREQQPLTLMLCDLDHFKRFNDAAGHVQGDDCLRAVGRLLKEVCVRPRDVASRYGGEEFAMILPNTPRSGAMTFARALGSMLRSRAIPHPDSPNGAVLSLSGGITTCIPDEGTSAESMVMRADEALYAAKAQGRDRFFSFEMQMDTIEQRRV from the coding sequence ATGCATGCATCCCCTGCATTGAATGCCGCAGCGCCCCATCCGGACGCTTCGCCCCCCTTGTCCAACAGCTTCACCGTGCTGGTGGTGGACGATCAGGCCTCGGTGCGCCATTCCCTGATCACCGAACTGCGCCACGCAGGCGTCACCGAGGTGATGGAAGCCGTGGACGCACCGTCTGCCGTGCAGATGTTCAAGATGCGCCGCCCGGACCTGGTGCTGCTGGACATCCGCCTGCCCACGCACGACGGCTACTGGGTCGCCCAGCAGCTGCGCGAGGCCGAAGTGGGCGACTGGACGCCCATCATTTTCCTGTCGGGCCTGGACAACGACCTGGACATCTGGCGCGGCATTGAATCCGGTGGTGACGACTATCTGATCAAGCCCGTCAAGCCCATAGTGCTGATCGCCAAGCTGCGTGCCATGCGGCGCCTGCTGGACATGCGCCGCCGCCTGGTCAGCCTGTCGGCCGAGCTGCACCTGGCCAACCAGCGCCTCAACGAGATGGTGGAGGTCGACTCCCTGACCGGGCTGGTCAACCGCCGCGGCTTCGACCGCATCCTGCACTCCGAGATCGATGCCGCCCGCCGCGAGCAGCAACCGCTGACACTGATGCTGTGCGACCTGGACCATTTCAAGCGCTTCAATGACGCCGCAGGCCATGTGCAGGGCGATGACTGCCTGCGCGCCGTGGGCCGGCTGCTCAAGGAGGTCTGCGTGCGCCCGCGCGACGTGGCCTCGCGCTACGGTGGGGAGGAGTTTGCGATGATTCTGCCCAACACGCCGCGCTCCGGCGCCATGACGTTTGCCCGTGCGCTGGGCAGCATGCTGCGCAGCCGCGCCATCCCCCATCCGGATTCGCCCAACGGCGCCGTGCTGTCGCTGTCCGGCGGCATCACCACCTGCATTCCCGACGAAGGCACCAGCGCCGAGAGCATGGTGATGCGCGCCGACGAAGCGCTGTACGCGGCCAAAGCCCAGGGCCGCGACCGGTTTTTCAGTTTCGAGATGCAGATGGATACCATTGAGCAACGCCGGGTCTGA
- a CDS encoding mechanosensitive ion channel family protein — MKSLQTHLPAWVTDWLDVVVPLLQMVLIIVVAWLLHRLLKRLIVRASDHYQFPHELLMPIHTVVRWLIIISALLLVLERLGVSASVLWTAFTGFATVGAVAFFAAWSVLSNLFCAFLIFTVGPFRVGDHIELLDTAEKPGALGKVVDINLLYTTLEDATAPVAGTLLQIPNALIFQRVVRRWRAGTELPPEKLQHPAPPAPGASEPAPAPKSATFP; from the coding sequence ATGAAGAGCCTCCAGACCCATTTGCCCGCCTGGGTGACGGACTGGCTGGATGTCGTGGTTCCCCTGCTCCAGATGGTGCTGATCATCGTGGTCGCCTGGCTGCTGCACCGCCTGCTCAAACGGCTGATCGTGCGCGCCAGCGACCACTACCAGTTCCCGCACGAGCTGCTGATGCCCATCCACACCGTGGTGCGCTGGCTGATCATCATCAGCGCGCTGCTGCTGGTGCTGGAGCGCCTGGGGGTCTCTGCCAGCGTGCTGTGGACGGCCTTCACCGGCTTTGCGACCGTGGGCGCCGTGGCGTTTTTTGCAGCGTGGAGCGTGCTGTCCAACCTGTTCTGCGCCTTCCTGATCTTCACCGTGGGGCCGTTTCGCGTGGGCGATCACATCGAGCTGCTGGACACGGCCGAAAAGCCCGGCGCCCTGGGCAAGGTGGTGGACATCAACCTGCTCTACACCACGCTGGAAGACGCCACCGCCCCGGTGGCCGGCACGCTGCTGCAGATTCCGAATGCACTGATCTTCCAGCGCGTGGTGCGCCGCTGGCGCGCCGGCACCGAGCTGCCGCCCGAAAAGCTGCAGCACCCGGCCCCGCCGGCCCCCGGTGCATCGGAGCCTGCTCCCGCCCCCAAGAGCGCGACCTTCCCGTAA
- the ppk2 gene encoding polyphosphate kinase 2 yields MNWDNREELVRRIESDLLDSLDEELELEIEDRTGVLGAVPGAAEVAPESHAQRVAYFKELFRLQAELVKLQDWVASTKQKAVILFEGRDAAGKGGVIKRITQRLNPRVCRVVALPAPNDRERTQWYFQRYAAHLPAAGEMVLFDRSWYNRAGVERVMGFCSDEEYDEFFRSVPEFERMLARSGIRVIKYWFSITDEEQHLRFLGRIHDPLKQWKLSPMDLESRRRWEDYTRAKEVMMEHTHIPEAPWWVVPADNKKQARLNCIRHLLSQFPYSEVPRPEVELPARVRHADYLRNPVPESMIVPQLY; encoded by the coding sequence ATGAATTGGGACAACCGTGAAGAGCTGGTGCGCCGTATCGAGAGCGACCTGCTGGACAGCCTGGACGAAGAGCTGGAGCTGGAAATCGAAGACCGTACCGGGGTGCTCGGCGCCGTACCGGGCGCGGCAGAAGTTGCACCGGAAAGCCATGCCCAGCGCGTGGCGTATTTCAAGGAGCTGTTCCGGTTGCAGGCCGAGCTGGTCAAACTGCAGGACTGGGTGGCGTCCACCAAACAGAAGGCCGTGATCCTGTTCGAGGGGCGGGATGCCGCCGGCAAGGGCGGCGTGATCAAGCGCATCACCCAGCGCCTGAATCCGCGCGTGTGTCGCGTGGTGGCGCTGCCGGCCCCGAACGACCGCGAACGCACGCAGTGGTACTTTCAGCGCTATGCCGCCCACCTGCCGGCCGCCGGGGAGATGGTGCTGTTTGACCGCAGCTGGTACAACCGCGCCGGGGTGGAACGGGTGATGGGTTTCTGTTCGGACGAGGAGTACGACGAGTTCTTCCGCTCCGTGCCCGAGTTCGAGCGCATGCTGGCGCGCTCCGGCATCCGCGTGATCAAGTACTGGTTCTCCATCACCGACGAAGAGCAGCACCTGCGCTTTCTGGGGCGCATCCACGACCCGCTCAAGCAGTGGAAGCTCTCGCCCATGGACCTGGAGTCCCGCCGCCGCTGGGAGGACTACACCCGTGCCAAGGAAGTGATGATGGAACACACCCACATCCCCGAAGCACCGTGGTGGGTGGTGCCGGCCGACAACAAGAAGCAGGCGCGGCTGAACTGCATACGGCATTTGCTGTCGCAGTTCCCCTACAGCGAGGTGCCACGCCCTGAAGTGGAGCTGCCCGCGCGCGTGCGCCATGCGGACTACCTGCGCAACCCGGTGCCGGAAAGCATGATCGTGCCCCAGCTGTACTGA
- a CDS encoding rhodanese-like domain-containing protein — translation MTYTATAAETTASTAAAQRPQLPAVLQQALAQAQEQGLAYAGSVAPLQAWQLVQQGLALLVDVRSAEERKFVGQVPGSAHVAWASGTALTRNPRFARELAALHAKQPQPLPVLLLCRSGKRSALAAQEAAKAGLPHVFNVSEGFEGDHDTQQQRGHFNGWRFYGLPWVQD, via the coding sequence ATGACTTACACCGCTACCGCCGCCGAGACCACCGCCTCCACCGCCGCCGCCCAGCGCCCGCAGCTGCCTGCCGTGCTGCAGCAGGCCCTGGCGCAGGCCCAGGAACAAGGCCTGGCCTACGCCGGCAGCGTGGCCCCGCTCCAAGCCTGGCAGCTGGTGCAGCAAGGCCTGGCCCTGCTGGTGGACGTGCGCAGCGCCGAAGAACGCAAGTTTGTCGGCCAAGTGCCGGGCAGTGCCCATGTGGCCTGGGCCAGCGGCACGGCGCTGACACGCAACCCCCGCTTTGCCCGCGAACTGGCCGCGCTGCACGCCAAACAGCCACAACCGCTGCCTGTGCTGCTGTTGTGTCGCAGCGGCAAACGCTCCGCCCTGGCCGCCCAGGAAGCAGCCAAGGCCGGCCTGCCCCATGTCTTCAATGTCAGCGAAGGCTTTGAGGGCGACCACGACACACAGCAGCAACGCGGCCACTTCAATGGTTGGCGCTTTTACGGCCTGCCCTGGGTCCAGGACTGA